Proteins encoded within one genomic window of Geotalea daltonii FRC-32:
- a CDS encoding serine protease, protein MEPACFLKELRTAVDEFRHTDVGTLLDQVNLDDFDGGQIKKTLTILRRKRLFPELEATTKKLIACGKETPLVRRLQVQALIDQNMIEESLGILQALPTEHRNDPREGPELCGLSGRAFKQLYVNGAGRDNLGKAIREYKSCWTNRMGDYRWHGINLVALLARAELDGIDIPGGPNRELIAREILGEIDDLGQNATIWDHATAMEASVALLDTDGALRWAKDYVRHPCVDAFELGSTLRQMKEVWRLSGTELGNKLLPVLEYEFLQRQGAELQVTSLAVADIGGFQAVYGNEAAVPIAWLDNMFERCKAVGRVIRTGTGEAIGSGFLVRGSELCLGWGDAPVFVTNAHVVSDRSEDNAPLRSGDGSVEFTRIYGRPRVELGNILHTSAKDELDVTVLQVNPPLGTSVLSPSFYPPVVPGEGQAPQRIYVIGHPGGRELEVTLYDNSLVACSDNRFVHYRSPTEGGHSGSPVFTREWKAIAVHHRNRQELQVNEGVLFGPICDVLKI, encoded by the coding sequence ATGGAGCCGGCGTGTTTCCTGAAAGAGCTTAGGACTGCGGTAGATGAATTCAGGCACACTGATGTTGGTACTCTTCTTGATCAGGTGAACCTAGACGACTTCGACGGTGGACAAATTAAAAAGACGCTTACGATCCTTCGTCGCAAGCGGTTGTTCCCCGAGTTGGAGGCAACAACCAAGAAGCTCATTGCCTGCGGGAAAGAAACTCCTCTGGTTCGACGCCTGCAGGTTCAAGCTCTTATTGACCAGAACATGATCGAGGAGTCTTTAGGTATATTGCAGGCTCTCCCGACGGAGCACCGTAACGATCCTCGTGAGGGACCTGAGCTCTGCGGTTTATCTGGTCGGGCATTCAAGCAGCTTTATGTGAATGGCGCGGGACGGGACAATTTGGGGAAAGCGATCCGTGAGTATAAGTCCTGTTGGACTAATCGTATGGGTGACTATCGCTGGCATGGTATCAATCTTGTTGCCCTCTTGGCACGAGCAGAACTGGATGGGATTGACATACCGGGGGGACCGAATAGAGAATTGATTGCCAGAGAAATTCTCGGAGAAATCGACGATCTTGGGCAGAATGCTACCATCTGGGACCATGCTACTGCCATGGAAGCCTCCGTCGCGTTACTGGACACTGATGGGGCTCTCAGATGGGCAAAGGATTACGTTCGACACCCATGTGTCGACGCCTTTGAATTGGGAAGCACACTCCGGCAGATGAAGGAGGTTTGGAGGCTTTCAGGTACGGAACTCGGCAATAAACTCCTCCCTGTACTCGAATATGAATTTCTTCAGAGACAGGGCGCAGAGTTACAGGTAACATCTCTGGCTGTAGCGGACATCGGCGGGTTTCAGGCGGTCTATGGAAATGAAGCTGCCGTACCGATAGCATGGCTGGACAACATGTTTGAGAGATGCAAGGCGGTGGGACGGGTCATTCGAACCGGAACCGGTGAGGCGATCGGGAGCGGCTTTCTTGTAAGAGGATCTGAACTGTGTCTGGGTTGGGGAGATGCGCCGGTCTTTGTTACAAATGCGCATGTGGTCAGCGACCGATCAGAAGACAATGCGCCGCTTCGATCGGGGGATGGATCGGTTGAATTTACCCGTATCTATGGGCGACCGAGGGTAGAACTCGGAAATATCCTCCATACCTCTGCCAAAGACGAGCTAGACGTAACAGTGTTGCAGGTTAATCCTCCTTTGGGCACCTCAGTACTCAGCCCATCGTTTTATCCGCCGGTGGTTCCTGGCGAGGGACAGGCACCGCAGCGTATATACGTTATTGGACATCCTGGAGGACGGGAACTTGAAGTTACCCTCTACGACAATAGCCTAGTAGCCTGTTCTGACAACCGTTTCGTGCACTACCGCAGCCCGACAGAAGGAGGGCACTCAGGATCTCCTGTTTTTACGAGGGAATGGAAAGCTATCGCTGTTCATCATCGGAATAGACAGGAGTTACAGGTAAACGAAGGCGTGTTATTTGGGCCAATCTGTGATGTTCTGAAGATTTAG
- a CDS encoding TIR domain-containing protein — protein sequence MGLPRTFVGFSSTDINYYRLMQAWKAHEHIDFDFADCQLNSEINSEDETYIKRKCRERINLAGKYAMLIGEDTRYKYKYVKWEAEVAIEKGCTIIGVNLDGWRRINEETCPPILRNRGVMFVPFSPKIVAHALDHAQLHDDKNWEFKDNVYTQLGYVLDGNRAELPPRPFPFR from the coding sequence ATGGGACTGCCAAGAACGTTCGTAGGATTCAGCAGCACTGATATCAATTATTACCGGCTGATGCAAGCGTGGAAGGCACATGAGCATATCGATTTTGATTTCGCCGATTGCCAACTTAATTCAGAAATCAATTCAGAGGATGAGACTTACATAAAGCGAAAATGCCGGGAGCGCATCAATCTGGCGGGCAAATACGCGATGCTCATTGGCGAGGATACGCGCTATAAGTATAAATATGTCAAGTGGGAGGCTGAAGTTGCAATCGAAAAGGGCTGCACGATTATCGGGGTGAACCTTGATGGGTGGAGGCGAATCAATGAAGAAACCTGTCCTCCTATTCTAAGAAACAGAGGGGTAATGTTTGTTCCCTTTTCGCCGAAGATTGTTGCACATGCTCTTGACCATGCGCAGCTTCATGATGATAAGAATTGGGAATTCAAGGACAATGTCTATACACAGTTAGGATATGTACTCGACGGAAACCGCGCTGAGCTGCCACCCAGGCCATTTCCATTTCGGTAA
- a CDS encoding TIR domain-containing protein yields MALFRESTVRDYAQRALSADRIRRNAYSLRKSEALILESITAAVYADHFDMFLSHTIRDAEIILGMKELFAEMGYKVYIDWIDDPQLDRRSVNRNTADKIRSRMQQCNSLFFVTTQSSLDSKWMPWECGYFDGIKSKVAIVPVVQYSSDEKYRGQEYLGLYPYCEKSPSKGGKELLYVFEDAKKYLPYDEWVKQSEPIKWYEI; encoded by the coding sequence ATGGCCTTATTTCGTGAGTCAACAGTAAGAGATTATGCCCAAAGAGCTTTGTCTGCTGACAGAATCCGGCGAAATGCATATTCTCTGAGGAAATCAGAAGCCCTGATTTTGGAGTCCATAACTGCGGCTGTGTATGCGGATCATTTTGACATGTTCCTGTCGCATACTATTCGAGATGCTGAGATAATTTTGGGGATGAAGGAGCTATTTGCGGAAATGGGTTACAAAGTTTACATCGACTGGATAGATGATCCGCAATTAGACAGGAGAAGTGTCAATAGAAATACTGCTGATAAAATCAGATCGAGAATGCAGCAATGCAACTCCCTGTTTTTCGTAACAACGCAGAGTTCACTTGATTCGAAATGGATGCCGTGGGAATGCGGATACTTTGACGGTATCAAAAGCAAGGTTGCAATTGTTCCAGTTGTTCAATACTCAAGCGATGAAAAATATCGCGGTCAAGAGTATCTCGGGCTGTATCCTTACTGTGAGAAATCACCAAGTAAGGGCGGTAAAGAGTTATTGTACGTGTTTGAAGATGCTAAGAAGTACCTTCCATATGATGAATGGGTTAAGCAGTCAGAGCCAATAAAATGGTATGAAATTTAA
- a CDS encoding carbohydrate kinase family protein has protein sequence MIRITLKKYVTKELTERKMRIAGGFYRENCCLPAWNAAFGSGGRAAAAISRLSPGTVLHTYCEESEDVHIHALKKLGVDVRVNSRPTSIVFAYFHPLSRPHIQPPPDMLTLQHIITISDEAVLRFGFLEGDAIVDADRAVYDPQTWRNPAPFRANGSRANELAIVLNELELKSATGYQAELSLAAHQLIEDQQAELVVVKRGIWGATVYERSGIVTLIPAYRSSRVFKIGTGDVFSAIFAHYWAEKRLSAAEAADLASRAVAQYCNSGQLPIDPAELGQFAPIHCGTAGTVLLLGVAGSLGQRYTMEEARFVLKGLGVEVCCPVLDGELSYSACAALILAEGADAEIIRSIESEPLPGLPMVVLQEKGVRCDELLKVPALEKASIVDDFTTAMYTVTWAALETDS, from the coding sequence TTGATCAGAATTACATTAAAAAAGTACGTAACTAAGGAATTAACAGAGAGGAAAATGCGCATAGCTGGCGGTTTCTACAGAGAAAATTGTTGCTTGCCTGCCTGGAATGCAGCATTTGGTTCCGGTGGTCGGGCTGCTGCAGCTATATCTAGGCTTTCTCCGGGGACTGTTCTTCATACATATTGTGAAGAGTCGGAAGACGTGCATATTCATGCGCTTAAGAAGCTTGGCGTGGATGTTCGCGTGAATTCGCGACCTACAAGTATTGTCTTCGCGTATTTTCATCCGCTGTCTCGACCCCACATTCAACCACCACCAGACATGCTCACCCTGCAACATATAATTACTATCAGCGATGAAGCCGTGTTGCGTTTTGGGTTTTTGGAGGGTGATGCAATAGTTGATGCAGATCGAGCCGTTTATGACCCCCAGACGTGGCGGAATCCGGCACCATTCAGGGCAAATGGCTCCCGTGCGAACGAGTTGGCTATTGTTCTTAACGAGCTGGAACTCAAATCCGCGACCGGCTATCAAGCTGAGCTCTCTCTGGCGGCACATCAATTAATTGAAGATCAGCAGGCAGAGCTTGTTGTTGTGAAGCGCGGAATCTGGGGTGCAACGGTTTACGAGCGGTCGGGGATAGTCACATTAATTCCCGCATATAGATCATCGCGAGTGTTTAAGATCGGTACAGGTGACGTGTTTAGCGCAATTTTCGCCCACTACTGGGCAGAGAAAAGACTGTCTGCCGCGGAGGCTGCCGATTTAGCGTCTCGGGCTGTTGCACAATACTGCAACAGCGGCCAGTTACCAATTGATCCTGCCGAATTGGGTCAGTTTGCACCCATTCACTGCGGAACGGCAGGGACGGTTCTACTTTTGGGGGTGGCTGGTAGTCTTGGCCAGCGATACACAATGGAAGAAGCCCGTTTTGTCTTGAAAGGACTCGGCGTGGAGGTTTGCTGTCCTGTTCTGGATGGTGAATTGAGCTATTCAGCCTGTGCCGCGCTCATTCTTGCAGAGGGTGCAGATGCGGAGATTATCAGGAGCATTGAAAGCGAACCATTGCCAGGTTTACCCATGGTTGTATTGCAGGAAAAAGGTGTGCGATGTGATGAACTATTGAAAGTCCCTGCTTTAGAGAAAGCTTCAATTGTCGATGATTTTACAACGGCGATGTATACGGTGACATGGGCCGCATTAGAAACTGATAGCTGA
- a CDS encoding toll/interleukin-1 receptor domain-containing protein — MADIYIVYAKENKKIAIMLFELLSQQWDVWIDKKIVGSFRQAIEKELPGSGCVVAVNSMAARVKATYAAELQIAENYKVPMIPVRLDDSDLPYPFGENSHVDMQDWTGEADHSGIMELKCKLASVVPPRVPPQRPNAIAGGKIPLPNLFMSVSSFETQISPAGAVSVLRTFESKTILVSAYDLVPRYKKDPQGIIDELKEYQDNGGFILLDSGSYEQTRFSKGNWQKQKLWNVLHKVPHDWAFCFDILKPKHKPEMAISEIIEAVEREKEYTKSAVLPIVHAPKLKYGGYKLTHFPKIICEISEKLQPPLIAVPERELGEGIVARAMAIQSIRKELDKLPFYQPLHILGTGNPWSIPVFVAAGADSFDGLEWCRMVVDRDVHRLHHFQHFDYFVCQKGKAESQIVKTALDGNDFQAKVVFHNLDYYSSFMVEMRQYLAENDLQSFMVGIMGSQAVKQLKQEIKGLFR, encoded by the coding sequence ATGGCAGACATATATATTGTGTATGCTAAAGAGAACAAAAAAATAGCAATAATGCTATTTGAACTGTTGTCTCAGCAATGGGATGTCTGGATAGACAAAAAAATAGTCGGTTCCTTTCGTCAGGCAATAGAAAAGGAATTACCAGGCTCTGGATGTGTTGTCGCAGTAAACTCCATGGCAGCACGCGTGAAGGCTACCTATGCTGCAGAGTTGCAGATTGCAGAAAACTACAAAGTTCCCATGATACCTGTAAGACTTGATGATTCTGATCTTCCTTACCCATTCGGCGAAAACAGTCATGTTGACATGCAAGACTGGACAGGCGAGGCTGATCACAGCGGAATTATGGAATTAAAGTGTAAATTGGCATCTGTTGTACCGCCTAGGGTACCTCCTCAACGTCCCAATGCGATAGCTGGCGGAAAAATTCCTTTACCCAATTTATTCATGTCAGTTTCTTCATTTGAAACACAAATATCACCTGCCGGAGCAGTCAGCGTACTACGGACATTTGAATCAAAAACTATTTTAGTTTCAGCCTATGATTTGGTGCCAAGATATAAGAAAGACCCTCAAGGCATTATAGATGAGTTGAAAGAGTATCAAGATAATGGCGGTTTTATATTGCTGGACTCTGGAAGCTATGAACAGACACGTTTTTCAAAAGGAAATTGGCAAAAACAAAAATTATGGAATGTGCTTCACAAAGTGCCGCATGATTGGGCTTTCTGCTTTGACATATTGAAACCGAAACACAAGCCAGAAATGGCAATTAGCGAAATAATCGAGGCTGTAGAAAGAGAAAAAGAGTATACCAAGAGCGCTGTACTGCCCATTGTCCATGCTCCAAAATTAAAATATGGCGGTTACAAGCTAACACATTTCCCTAAGATAATCTGTGAAATTTCAGAAAAACTTCAACCGCCGTTGATAGCAGTACCTGAACGAGAATTAGGGGAGGGAATCGTTGCCAGGGCAATGGCCATACAGAGCATTAGAAAAGAACTCGATAAATTGCCATTCTACCAACCCCTCCATATTCTAGGAACAGGCAATCCATGGAGCATACCTGTTTTTGTTGCTGCAGGCGCTGACTCATTTGATGGCCTTGAGTGGTGCAGAATGGTGGTAGATCGTGATGTGCATCGACTTCACCATTTTCAGCATTTTGATTATTTCGTTTGCCAAAAGGGGAAAGCTGAATCACAGATTGTAAAGACAGCTCTTGATGGTAATGATTTTCAAGCAAAAGTTGTTTTCCATAACCTTGATTATTACTCTTCATTCATGGTTGAAATGAGACAATATTTAGCTGAAAATGATCTTCAGTCATTTATGGTTGGAATAATGGGGAGCCAGGCAGTAAAGCAATTAAAACAAGAAATTAAAGGGTTGTTTAGATGA
- a CDS encoding 8-oxoguanine DNA glycosylase gives MNTSSNRLKNAVAAICPDIRDRVSKAVIPTDEKRLWWELSSCILSSQVPYPLSTAAANAINNDGILHDKCVSATKRAKRLEELLITPVEVDGKQRAYRFPVARARQLAAAHSVVMDSKCTLRELVKSFATATEARCWFVKHVPGIGPKQASMFLRNAGVSYDLAILDRHVLNYMTKLGMYSGDNYSISSLAQYRRHEVELKKHAEELDCQVGFLDWAIWIVMRVANRVPEVATV, from the coding sequence ATGAATACTTCTAGCAATAGATTGAAAAATGCCGTTGCTGCTATCTGTCCTGACATCCGTGATCGCGTAAGTAAAGCTGTAATTCCTACAGATGAGAAACGCCTCTGGTGGGAGTTATCTTCATGCATCCTGAGCAGCCAAGTCCCATATCCCCTTTCTACTGCTGCTGCGAATGCAATCAACAATGATGGCATTTTACATGACAAGTGCGTAAGTGCTACGAAACGAGCCAAGCGTTTGGAGGAGCTTTTGATCACTCCCGTAGAGGTTGATGGCAAACAACGAGCATATCGCTTTCCTGTTGCACGAGCGCGTCAGTTGGCTGCTGCACATAGTGTGGTGATGGATAGTAAATGCACACTTCGTGAGCTCGTTAAGAGTTTCGCAACTGCCACTGAAGCCAGATGTTGGTTTGTGAAGCATGTGCCGGGTATCGGTCCGAAGCAGGCAAGCATGTTCCTGAGAAATGCCGGGGTTAGTTATGATCTGGCAATTCTGGATCGGCATGTGCTGAATTATATGACGAAGCTCGGAATGTATTCCGGTGATAACTATTCGATCTCCAGCCTTGCACAATATCGCCGCCATGAGGTTGAGCTGAAAAAACATGCTGAAGAGTTGGATTGTCAGGTCGGATTTCTTGATTGGGCTATTTGGATTGTGATGCGTGTTGCCAATCGTGTCCCGGAGGTTGCCACTGTATGA
- a CDS encoding 7-cyano-7-deazaguanine synthase: MSIVTLVSGGLDSTLIAKLAQEEGLIQHPLFVDYGQRARDQELAACRRGMSELGLPEPRVADLSGFGALIHSGLTDSSLDIVKDAFTPGRNMLFLLIAAAYAVQVKADAISIGLLHESTSLFPDQTSAFLRDAEVLIRRCMNRDIKLLAPLASFLKTDVVALAKLKRIGATYSCHTGNEETCGTCIACREFETVEV; this comes from the coding sequence ATGAGCATCGTGACCTTGGTTTCCGGTGGACTTGATTCTACGTTGATTGCCAAACTCGCCCAAGAAGAGGGCCTTATCCAGCATCCGCTATTTGTCGATTATGGTCAGAGGGCTCGCGATCAGGAACTGGCTGCCTGCCGCCGTGGCATGAGCGAACTTGGTTTGCCGGAACCAAGGGTGGCTGATCTATCCGGTTTTGGGGCGCTTATACACTCAGGCCTTACTGATTCGTCACTTGATATAGTCAAGGATGCCTTTACGCCGGGTCGTAATATGCTGTTTCTCCTCATTGCAGCAGCGTATGCGGTTCAGGTAAAAGCAGACGCAATTTCAATAGGGCTTCTTCACGAAAGTACCAGCCTATTTCCTGATCAAACCAGTGCATTTCTACGTGATGCCGAAGTACTCATCAGACGTTGCATGAACAGGGATATCAAGCTGCTCGCTCCGCTTGCCTCATTCCTCAAAACAGATGTAGTTGCCCTTGCGAAGTTGAAAAGGATTGGCGCTACCTATTCTTGCCACACAGGGAATGAGGAAACATGCGGTACATGCATAGCTTGTCGGGAATTTGAGACGGTGGAGGTTTAA
- a CDS encoding TIR domain-containing protein gives MGGNGGGGWSSLGDLRALEEKAKAALQGGKRNVFISFATEDMDEVNLLRAQAKNENSDIEFNDHSVQEPYESDRAEYIRRKITERINRTSTTVVYLSQNTAQSKWVRWEVEKSLELDKRVIAVHAGDKFTGDKPSWFSEGIKVVSWSKLAGELT, from the coding sequence ATGGGTGGCAACGGTGGTGGCGGTTGGAGCAGCCTTGGCGATTTACGGGCACTGGAGGAAAAGGCTAAAGCTGCACTTCAGGGCGGAAAGCGAAATGTGTTTATCAGCTTTGCCACAGAAGACATGGACGAGGTCAACCTCCTGCGTGCTCAGGCTAAGAATGAGAATAGTGATATTGAGTTTAACGATCATTCTGTGCAGGAACCGTACGAAAGCGACCGGGCCGAATATATACGGCGCAAAATCACAGAGAGAATTAACCGAACTTCGACAACAGTTGTTTACCTCTCGCAAAATACAGCACAGAGTAAATGGGTTAGGTGGGAAGTCGAGAAAAGTTTGGAGTTGGACAAAAGAGTTATTGCAGTGCATGCAGGGGATAAATTTACCGGAGACAAACCCTCGTGGTTTTCTGAAGGCATTAAAGTAGTATCTTGGTCCAAGCTTGCTGGTGAGTTGACGTAA
- a CDS encoding DUF167 domain-containing protein has product MKQFCFWDGDTLVLNILGTPNAKRDAIGKVKGHQLCVSVTAVPRAGRATDHMVRFLAEEFGVSVSDIQVVFGRMNVNKQLRIKAPKRLPLVIGQQELC; this is encoded by the coding sequence ATGAAACAGTTTTGTTTCTGGGATGGCGATACGCTGGTGCTCAATATTCTCGGCACTCCAAATGCCAAACGGGACGCCATCGGCAAGGTGAAGGGACACCAGCTTTGTGTCAGTGTGACGGCGGTTCCCCGTGCCGGGCGGGCGACCGACCATATGGTTCGGTTTCTGGCTGAAGAATTTGGCGTCTCCGTCAGCGACATTCAGGTTGTGTTCGGGCGGATGAATGTCAACAAGCAGCTGCGGATCAAGGCGCCCAAACGGTTGCCCTTAGTCATCGGGCAGCAAGAATTATGCTAG
- a CDS encoding HigA family addiction module antitoxin: MIKRDLPPVHPGEILLEDFLKPLNVTRYRLAKSIGVPQRRIDEICAGKRAITADTALRLARFFGTDAQSWMNLQAQYDLECAEITLAERIEQEVKPLRNAA, encoded by the coding sequence ATGATAAAACGCGATCTTCCCCCGGTACATCCTGGAGAAATTCTCCTTGAAGACTTTCTAAAGCCGCTAAACGTTACCCGCTATAGGCTTGCCAAGTCCATCGGCGTACCCCAACGCCGTATCGATGAAATCTGCGCCGGCAAACGGGCCATCACTGCCGACACCGCCTTGCGCCTTGCCCGGTTCTTCGGCACAGACGCCCAAAGCTGGATGAATCTTCAAGCCCAATACGATCTCGAATGTGCTGAAATCACTTTGGCTGAGCGAATCGAGCAAGAAGTGAAACCTCTCAGAAATGCAGCTTAG
- a CDS encoding type II toxin-antitoxin system RelE/ParE family toxin: MIKTFACKETEKLFHGRFSGKLPQDVQRIAQRKLKQIHGATTLDFLRVPPGNRLEQLSGSRTGQWSIRINDQWRICFTWQDGNATDVEIVDYH; encoded by the coding sequence ATGATCAAGACGTTTGCCTGTAAAGAGACTGAAAAGCTTTTTCACGGCCGCTTTTCCGGAAAGCTGCCACAGGATGTGCAGCGTATCGCCCAACGGAAGCTAAAACAGATTCATGGCGCCACTACCCTGGATTTTCTCCGCGTACCACCAGGCAACAGGCTTGAGCAACTTTCAGGGAGCCGCACCGGCCAGTGGAGCATCCGAATCAACGACCAATGGCGCATCTGTTTTACCTGGCAAGACGGAAATGCAACGGACGTCGAAATCGTCGATTACCACTAA
- a CDS encoding transporter, whose translation MKFNKHIIPLSLAALFTCTGPTWGADAPAVPQPFGPAISAFGPAGTGFPVGKLGVLLNYQYCETDGVRKGGSEVSEAVKLSKNVGVVKLRYGITEGLDIRTATPIYDVYKKNNVNGERNHLGWIGDTAIALHKVLMNQAKGAPFDLAVDVGLVVPTTDVSNKSVDFVGNGAWGTGGAIGLTYSTGSHRIDQEVHVYTFTEGAHDYRKPMYVRSTTAWGYAINNYFDMGAESQFDWNDQSEKNGKSQKDSKNEWYAGPKVAFKYRPAGFAAGLAAMFPMARWFEANTPSEGFRIELKLSKTFDLF comes from the coding sequence ATGAAATTTAACAAGCATATCATCCCGCTTTCCCTCGCGGCCCTTTTCACCTGCACGGGCCCTACCTGGGGTGCTGATGCCCCTGCCGTCCCCCAGCCCTTCGGCCCGGCCATCTCCGCCTTCGGTCCTGCCGGTACCGGTTTTCCGGTAGGAAAGCTCGGTGTCCTCCTAAATTACCAGTACTGTGAGACCGACGGTGTCCGCAAGGGGGGGAGTGAAGTAAGCGAAGCGGTCAAGCTAAGTAAAAATGTCGGGGTGGTGAAACTGCGCTACGGCATCACGGAGGGGCTCGACATACGCACTGCGACCCCCATCTACGACGTTTACAAAAAAAACAACGTCAACGGCGAAAGGAATCATCTTGGCTGGATTGGTGATACCGCCATCGCCCTGCACAAGGTGCTCATGAATCAGGCGAAGGGTGCACCGTTTGATCTGGCGGTAGATGTTGGCCTGGTGGTGCCGACGACGGATGTCAGCAACAAAAGCGTCGACTTCGTCGGCAACGGTGCCTGGGGCACCGGCGGCGCCATCGGTCTTACCTACTCGACAGGCTCGCACCGTATCGACCAGGAGGTCCATGTCTACACCTTTACCGAAGGAGCTCATGACTACCGTAAACCCATGTACGTCCGGAGCACGACCGCCTGGGGCTACGCCATAAACAATTATTTCGACATGGGGGCAGAATCGCAGTTCGACTGGAATGACCAGAGCGAGAAGAACGGCAAAAGCCAGAAAGATTCGAAGAATGAATGGTATGCCGGGCCGAAGGTGGCGTTCAAGTACAGGCCGGCTGGATTCGCGGCAGGATTGGCGGCCATGTTCCCCATGGCTCGCTGGTTTGAGGCCAATACCCCCTCTGAAGGTTTCCGGATCGAGTTGAAACTGAGCAAGACATTTGACCTTTTCTAG
- a CDS encoding cytochrome c biogenesis CcdA family protein, with protein sequence MTLGPEITFWIAFSAGFLSFFSPCVLPLIPSYITYITGLSFGQLQEAHPGAKVRLVVLAHSLTFVLGFSAVFVGMGALAGVASSTFQSVMKDGLVWLQRAGGLLIFLFGIHMSGLFHFGLLLGDKRIHIQNKPRGLAGTFLVGIAFAAGWTPCIGPILGAILAMAAGTSGSTAKSMLLLGSYAAGLGIPFIISGLLFHSFLDFFKRFKSHIRKMEFFTGLLLMAVGILLFFGLFNNLTTLLYQLLPAGA encoded by the coding sequence ATGACCTTAGGCCCCGAAATCACCTTCTGGATCGCCTTCTCGGCGGGATTCCTCTCCTTCTTCTCCCCCTGCGTGCTCCCCCTCATTCCCTCCTACATCACCTACATCACCGGACTCTCATTCGGGCAGTTGCAGGAGGCACACCCGGGAGCGAAGGTGCGTCTGGTCGTTCTCGCCCACTCCCTGACCTTCGTCCTGGGATTCTCCGCAGTTTTCGTCGGCATGGGGGCTCTTGCCGGGGTCGCCTCCTCCACCTTCCAGTCGGTCATGAAGGACGGGCTGGTCTGGCTGCAGCGGGCCGGCGGCCTGCTGATCTTCCTCTTCGGCATCCATATGTCAGGGCTGTTCCACTTCGGGCTCCTGCTGGGGGACAAAAGGATCCACATTCAGAACAAACCGCGCGGCCTGGCGGGTACCTTCCTCGTGGGGATTGCCTTTGCCGCCGGTTGGACCCCCTGCATCGGCCCGATCCTCGGGGCCATCCTCGCCATGGCGGCCGGCACGTCGGGTTCGACCGCAAAGAGCATGCTGTTGCTCGGCAGCTATGCGGCAGGACTTGGGATACCGTTTATCATCTCCGGCTTGCTGTTCCACAGTTTTCTCGATTTTTTCAAACGCTTCAAGTCGCACATCCGGAAGATGGAATTCTTTACAGGCCTTCTGCTGATGGCCGTAGGCATCCTCCTTTTTTTCGGTCTCTTCAACAACTTGACGACTTTGCTCTATCAGTTGCTCCCCGCGGGAGCCTGA
- a CDS encoding TlpA disulfide reductase family protein: MNRLLRSICACLFTLTVLAVATPSQAQDDVGLVRVGSPAPDFRLPTLKGESKSLSQYRGKIVLVNFWASWCPYCRDEMPSMDRLLRSFPKGDLVILAVNIEKRIPEKYRRAPVSFDFLSDAAGQVQQRYGANRLPDTFIVDRKGIIRQRVTGGIEWDAPKVVSYLKSL; the protein is encoded by the coding sequence ATGAACCGATTGCTCCGCTCCATCTGCGCCTGCCTTTTCACCCTCACGGTTCTCGCCGTGGCAACTCCGAGCCAGGCGCAGGATGATGTCGGACTGGTGCGGGTAGGCTCGCCGGCCCCTGACTTCAGGCTGCCAACCCTGAAGGGGGAAAGCAAAAGCCTGTCCCAGTACCGCGGCAAGATCGTCCTCGTGAACTTCTGGGCATCCTGGTGCCCCTACTGCCGCGATGAAATGCCCTCCATGGACCGGCTGCTCAGGTCCTTTCCCAAGGGGGACTTGGTGATCCTGGCAGTCAACATCGAGAAACGCATCCCTGAAAAGTATCGCCGGGCTCCCGTCTCGTTCGACTTTCTCAGTGATGCGGCGGGCCAGGTGCAGCAGAGGTACGGTGCCAATCGTCTCCCGGATACCTTCATCGTCGACCGCAAGGGAATCATACGGCAGCGAGTGACCGGCGGGATTGAATGGGATGCCCCCAAGGTTGTCAGCTACCTGAAATCACTTTAG